A DNA window from Malus domestica chromosome 12, GDT2T_hap1 contains the following coding sequences:
- the LOC103423431 gene encoding thaumatin-like protein, with protein MPTSSFLFPVLYLLISISITNGAQLILVNNCHESIWPGILGSAGVDTPQSGGLHLGSGEESVLDVPEKWSGRIWGRQGCFFDSNGKGNCETGDCFGQLHCQGKGGVPPATVVEMTLGTSTSPLHFYDVSLVDGFNLPVSMKPVGGGIGCGVASCEVDLNVCCPSALEVRRGGRVVGCKSACLAMQSAKYCCTGSYANPNTCKPTLFAHLFKAICPKAYSYAFDDSSSLNKCRASRYVITFCPPH; from the exons ATGCCAACTTCCTCTTTTCTCTTCCCCGTACTCTATCTACTAATCTCTATCTCAATTACAA ATGGGGCTCAACTGATTCTAGTGAACAACTGCCATGAAAGCATATGGCCCGGTATACTCGGCAGTGCAGGCGTAGACACTCCTCAAAGCGGCGGTTTACATCTTGGCAGCGGCGAGGAATCAGTTCTTGATGTACCTGAGAAGTGGTCAGGAAGAATATGGGGCAGGCAGGGTTGCTTCTTTGACAGTAATGGAAAAGGCAACTGTGAGACCGGCGATTGTTTTGGCCAATTGCATTGCCAAGGAAAAGGAGGCGTGCCTCCAGCGACCGTGGTTGAAATGACGCTCGGAACATCAACTTCACCCCTGCATTTCTATGATGTGAGTTTGGTTGATGGCTTTAACTTGCCCGTGTCAATGAAGCCGGTTGGTGGGGGAATAGGGTGCGGTGTTGCCTCATGCGAGGTTGATTTGAACGTGTGCTGCCCATCTGCGTTGGAAGTGAGGAGAGGAGGCAGGGTGGTCGGGTGTAAGAGTGCCTGCTTGGCTATGCAGTCTGCGAAGTATTGCTGCACAGGAAGCTACGCAAACCCAAACACTTGCAAACCAACCCTTTTCGCACATCTGTTTAAGGCCATATGCCCCAAGGCTTATAGTTATGCCTTTGATGACTCCTCCAGCCTTAACAAATGCCGGGCTTCGCGGTATGTCATCACTTTCTGCCCTCCACATTGA